The window GGCAAGCCAGGACCCCGGCTGGTCGCAGCTCCACGACAACGACGCCCGCCTGCAAGTGCAGGACATCCTCTCCCCGCGCTACAGCACCCTCTTCAGCCCGCTCGACATCAACGACCTGCACGCCCCCGCCGGCCCCGGCGCCACCTGGCTGCACTACCGCCTGCCCGTCAGCGAGTCGCCGCGGCAACTGCGCCTGTTCGCCCCCAGCCTGGACAGCTTCGAACTCTTCATCGTCCACGGCCAGCATGTGCTGGAGCAGAAGAGCGCCGGCAACCTGTCGCCGCTGCAACGCCCGCTGCTGAGCAGCGATATGGTCCTGCCGCTGCGCGACGCCGCCGAACCGCTCGACCTTTACCTGCGCCTGGCCTCCAGCCAGCCGCTGCGACCGAACATCAGCATCGAAGACGCCAACCAGCCGAACAACGAACAACGCCCGCTGCATTTCGGCATCCTGATCGGCTGTCTCGCCATGCTGCTGGTCTACAACCTCGTGCGTTTCGCCTACACCCGCGTCCCCAGCGGCCTATGGCTCGCCGGAGTGCACGCCAGCCTGCTGCTGGCCTGCCTCACCCTGTTCGGCCTTTTGAGCCCCTGGTATGGCACCCACCAGTCCTGGCAACCGCTGACCGCCCAGCTCAGCCTGGTACTGACGCTGTTCTGCGCCCTGGGCTACACCGCCAGCTTCTTCAGGGGCCTCACCCCGCGCCTGCCGCTCAAGCGGCTGCTGCTGGGCGGCACCGCTGGCCTGCTGGTGCTGAGCACCGCGCTCCACCTGCTGCTCGCCTTCCCCATCAGCGACCTGGTCTACGGCCTGATCACCCTGGTCAGCCTGGGAATGCTCTCGGTGGCGCTCTACTACTGGACCCACTCCTACCAGCCGGCGCGGCTGTTCGCCGCGGGCATGGGCCTCTTCGTTCTGGTCTGGTGCCTCAGCCTGCCCTCGCTGCTGGGCTACCTGCCGACCCGCGCCGAATGGCTGGGCAGCGGCCTGCTCGGGCTCAGCGCGCTGGTCGGCTTCCTGCTCAGCCTCGCCCTCGCCGAGCGCCAGCGCAAACTCCAGGAAGAGCAGTTCGCCGCCAGCCGCCAGCGCGCCGCCAGCGTCGCCGAGCTCAAGGCCAAGGGTGACTTCCTGGCCAAGATCAGCCACGAGATCCGCACCCCCATGAATGGCGTGCTGGGCATGACCGAGCTGCTGCTTGGCACGCCGCTGTCGGCCAAGCAGCGCGACTACGTGCAGACCATCCACAGCGCCGGCAACGAGCTACTGGCGCTGATCAACGAGATCCTCGACATCTCCAAGCTGGAGTCCGGGCAGATCGAGCTGGACGAAGTGCAGTTCGACCTCGGTGCGCTGATCGAGGACTGCCTGGCGATCTTCCGCGCCAAGGCCGAGCAGCAGCGGGTCGAGCTGATCAGCTTCACACAGCCGAAGGTGCCACGCATCGTCAGCGGCGACCCGACGCGCCTGCGCCAGGCCGTGCTGAGCCTGTTGGACAATGCCTTCAAGCAGACCGACGAAGGCGAAATCCTGCTGGTGGTCGCGCTGGACGGTCCGCCGGACCGCCCGCGCCTGCGCATCGCCGTACAGGACAGCGGCCGCCCGCTGGACGACGAAGACCGCCAGGCACTGCTCACCGCCGAACTGCACAGCCGCGACTTCCTCTCTGCGACCCGCCTGAGCAGCCGCCTCGGGTTGATCATCGCGCGCCAGCTGGTTCGCCTGATGTCCGGCGACTTTGGAATAGAGAGCGGTATCGAAAGCGGCGATGGCGCCGAAGGCGCCGGCAACCTGCTCTGGCTGAGCCTGCCGCTGGACCCGCAGCAGCTGCAGCAGCCCAACGCCGACCTCGACAGCCCGCTGCAGGGTGCGCGCCTGCTGGTGGTGGACGACAACCAGACCTGCCGCAAGGTGGTGGTGCAACAGTGCAGCGCGTGGGGCATGAGCGTCAGCGCCGTCTCATCCGGCAAGGAAGCGCTGGCCCAGCTGCGTACCAAGGCGCACCTGCGCGAATACTTCGACGTCGTCCTGCTCGACCAGGACATGCCCGGCATGACCGGCATGCAGCTGGCGACCAAGATCCAGGAAGACCCCAACCTCAACCACGACATCCTGCTGATCATGCTCACTGGCATCAGTAACGCGCCGAGCAAGATCATCGCCCGCAACGCCGGCATCAAGCGCATCCTCGCAAAGCCGGTGGCGGGCTATACCCTCAAGGCGACCCTCGCCGAGGAACTCGGGCGGCGCGGCCCCAGTGGCGTGAGCAACTATCTGCAAACCACCAGCGAACCGGAGCCCGCGACGCCGCCGAGCGATTTCCGCATCCTGGTGGCCGAGGACAACAGCATCTCCACCAAGGTCATCCGCGGCATGCTGAGCAAGCTCAACCTGCAGCCGGACACCGCCAGCAACGGCGAGGAAGCCCTGGCCGCAATGAAAGCCACGCAGTACGACCTGGTGCTGATGGACTGCGAGATGCCAGTGCTCGACGGCTTCTCCGCCACCGAACGCCTGCGCGCCTGGGAAGCCAACGAGCAGCGACCGCACACCCCGGTGGTGGCGCTCACCGCGCACATCCTCAGCGAACACAAGGAGCGCGCGCGCCTGGTCGGCATGGACGGGCATATGGCCAAGCCGGTGGAGCTGTCGCAACTGCGCGAACTGGTGGCCTACTGGGTGGGCGAGCGCGACCGCCGGCTGCGCCAGCAGAGCGACGCACTGCCGTCCTGATTCCCGTATCAGGATTCCTGTAGGAGCGAGCTTGCTCGCGAACCGCAGGTTGCCGTTATTTGGGCATGAAGCGAAGCGCTGTTCGCGGACAAGGTCCGCTCCTACGAAAGCAGCACCTCCCCCTCGCACGCGACTCAACCGTAGGAGCGGACTCCGTCCGCGATCCCGATACGATGCCAATCGTGGACAGCGTCCACTCCCAGGCTGGATCATTTCTCCCGCACCGCCCCACCCGCTATGCTTTGCCCTGCCACACCTCTCTCAACCCGGACGAGTATCCCCATGCATGTGTTGTCCAGCGTGTACCTGAAGATGCTGGTGCTCTACAGCCCCTTCTTCGTGCTGTCCTGCTTCATCAGCCTGAGCCGTGGTTTCGGTCCGCGCGACCGCAAGCACATGGCCTGGCGCGTGGCCCTGGCGGCGTTGATCGCCAGCGTGCTGCTGTACCTGTTCGGGCGCTACATCTTCACCCTGTTCGGCATCACCGCTGACGCCTTCCGCATCGGCGCAGGCTCAGTGCTGTTCATCTCCGCGCTGAGCATGGCCCAGGGGCGCTCGGCGGTGCAGAGCGACAACGTGCAGCAGGACGTCACCATCGTCCCGCTGACCATTCCGATCACCGTTGGCCCTGGCACCATCGGCGCCCTCCTGGTCATGGGGGTGAACCAGGAATGGGAAAACAAGCTGCTGGCCATCGCGGCGATCTTCCTCGCCTGCCTGACACTGGGCATCACGTTGTACCTTTCCGACAAGATCGAAAAGATCCTCGGCGAGCAGGGCCTGCAGATCGTCAGCCGACTGATGGGCCTGTTCGTCTGCGCACTGGCGGCACAGATCATCATGACCGGCGTGCGCGGCTACTTCGTTCCGCAGTAATGCGCACCATTGGGGAGCGCCGTGCGCCAAAGCGCGTTCGGCGCACCAAAGCCGCGCACTGAAAAACCTCACCCTTACGACAGAAAATCGCGTCCAGCCCATCTGCGCCGAGGCTTTTGCCTGTTTGGCACGGATGCTGCGATGGCAGCTGCGATCCCGCCCGGGGATCGCCCCATTTCCGGGGAAGCTGCCGCAACGGCAACTCCCCGCCCCTGGATAGCCAAGGAGGCTGCCGCGATGAAACGTCGTCCGCTGTTGAAAAGTACGCTGGCCATGAGCGCCCTGCTGCTCACCGGTCTGTTCCCGTTCAGCTCCCAGGCCGCCGAGACCATCAAGGTCGGCATCCTGCATTCGCTGTCCGGCACCATGGCGATCTCCGAGACCTCGCTCAAGGACATGGCGCTGATGACCATCGACGAGATCAACGCCAAGGGCGGGGTGAACGGCAAGAAGCTCGAAGCGGTGGTGGTCGACCCGGCCTCGAACTGGCCGCTGTTCGCCGAGAAGGCGCGCCAGCTGCTGACCCAGGACAAGGTCGCGGTGGTCTTCGGCTGCTGGACCAGCGTGTCGCGCAAGTCGGTGCTGCCGGTGTTCGAGGAACTCAACGGCCTGCTGTTCTACCCGGTGCAGTACGAGGGTGAGGAAATGTCGCCCAACGTCTTCTACACCGGCGCCGCGCCGAACCAGCAGGCCATCCCGGCGGTGGAATACCTGATGAGCGAGGACGGCGGCGCGGCCAAGCGCTTCTTCCTGCTGGGCACCGACTACGTCTACCCGCGCACCACCAACAAGATCCTGCGCGCCTTCCTGCACAGCAAGGGCGTGGCCGAAAAGGATATCCAGGAGGTCTACACCCCGTTCGGCCACAGCGACTACCAGACCATTGTCGCCGACATCAAGAAGTTCTCCGCCGGTGGCAAGACCGCGGTGATCTCCACCGTCAACGGCGACTCCAACGTGCCGTTCTACAAGGAGCTGGCCAACCAGGGCCTGGAAGCCACCGAAGTGCCGGTGGTGGCCTTCTCCGTGGGCGAGGAAGAATTGCGCGGCATCGACACCAAGCCGCTGGTGGGCAACCTCGCCGCGTGGAACTACTTCGAGTCGGTGAAGAACCCGGAGAACACCAAGTTCGTCGCTGACTGGAAGGCCTACGCCAAGGCCAAGAACCTGCCCAACTACAGCACCGCCGTGACCAACGACCCGATGGAGGCCACCTACGTCGGCATCCACATGTGGGCGCAGGCCGTGCAGAAGGCCGGCAGCACCGACGTGGACAAGGTCCGCGAGGCCATGGGCGGCCAGACCTTCAAGGCGCCGTCGGGCTTCACCCTGACCATGGACAAGACCAACCACCACCTGCACAAGCCGGTGATGATCGGCGAGATCGAGGACGACGGTCAGTTCAACGTGGTCTGGAAGACCCCCGAGCCGATCCGCGCCCAGCCGTGGAGCCCGTTCATTCCGGGCAATGACAAGAAGCCGGATTACGCGGTGCGCAGCAACTGATCCTCCGGGGAGCCAGAGCCCCTCTCCCTAACCCTCTCCCTGAAGGGAGAGGGAACCGTATGGCGCAAGATCACGCCAAGGCATCAGCCGGCTCGGACGGTTTTCTCCCTGACGGGAGAAAAACAGTCAGACGCAGGATGAAGCCAGAAGTATCTGGCGGCACGGACAACCCCCTCTCTCTTCAGGGAGAGGGCTGGGGAGAGGGGGCATCCGCCCACTCCCGCCTCTCAGGGAACACACCATGCCCACTGCCCTGCTCCACCTGCTTCGCCTCTGCGCCCTCGCACTGACCGCGCTGCTACCGCAGCTCGCCCTCGCCGGCCCCGCGCAGGACTTCGCCAGCGCCGACAACGATGCCCGCGCCAAACTGCTCGAACAATGGGCCGCCGCGCCTGATGCCGACCGCTTGCCGTTGCTGGAAGCCATCCAGTCCGGCCGCCTCGCCGTCGATGTGCAGGGCCGCGCGTTCCTCCTCGGTGACGACGACCAGTACCACCCCGCCGAGGGCGGTGCCGCACCGGTCGGCGAGCCCGACAAGTTGCGCCTGAACAATCGCCTGCGCGGCCTGGTGAACACCGCCATGGCCAGCCACCAGTTGGTCGCCGACAGCGCCGCAGTGCGCCTGGAGGCCGCGCGGCAATTGCAGAAAAGTGCCCGCCCGGCGCAGCGCATGCTGCTCGAATACCGCCTCGGCGAAGAATCCGACGACAGCGTCAAAGCCGCCCTGCAACTGGCCCTGGCCAACCTGCAGCTGGGCGATCCGACGCCGGCGGTACGCTTGTCCGCCGTGCGCCTGCTGGGCGAATCCGGCGACCCGCAGGCGCGAACCCGCCTGGAAAACCTGCTCGACCCGGCCGTGGAGCCCGACGAATCGGTGCGCACCGCCGCCGCCACCAGTCTCGGCCAGGTCAAGCGCCGGCTATTGATGGGCGACCTGTTCGGCCAGGCGTTCAGCGGCCTGTCGCTGGGCTCGATCCTGCTGCTCGCCGCGCTGGGCCTGGCCATCACCTACGGCCTGCTCGGGGTGATCAACATGGCCCACGGCGAAATGCTGATGCTCGGCGCCTATTCCACCTATGTGGTGCAGTTGCTCTGCCAGCGTTTCGCTCCCGGCCTGCTGGAGCTGTATCCGCTGCTGGCGCTGCCGGTGGCCTTCCTGGTCACCGCGTGCATCGGCATGGCGTTGGAACGCACGGTGATCCGCCACCTCTACGGCCGCCCGCTGGAAACCCTGCTCGCCACCTGGGGCATCAGCCTGGTGCTGATCCAGCTGGTGCGCGTGCTGTTCGGCGCGCAGAACGTCGAGGTGGCCAACCCGGCGTGGCTGTCCGGCGGCATCCAGGTGCTGCCCAACCTCGTGCTGCCGTGGAACCGCATCGTCATCATCGGCTTCGCGCTGTTTGTGCTGGCGCTCACCTGGCTGCTGCTCAACCGCACGCGGCTGGGCCTGAACGTCCGCGCGGTAACCCAGAACCGCAACATGGCCGCCTGCTGCGGCGTGCCCACCGGCCGCGTGGACATGCTCGCCTTCGGCCTGGGCTCGGGCATCGCCGGCCTGGGCGGCGTGGCGCTGTCGCAGGTCGGCAACGTCGGCCCGGACCTGGGCCAGAGCTACATCATCGACTCGTTCCTGGTGGTGGTGCTCGGCGGTGTCGGCCAGCTCGCGGGCAGCGTGCTGGCCGCCTTCGGCCTGGGCGTGGCGAACAAGATCCTCGAACCGCAAATCGGCGCGGTGCTGGGCAAGATCCTGATCCTCGCGCTGATCATCCTGTTCATCCAGAAACGACCGCAGGGGCTCTTCGCTCTGAAAGGGAGGGTCATCGATTGATGAAAACGCCCCGCTTCAATCCGACCGCTTTTCGTAGGAGCGAGCTCGCTCGCGAACCCGCCCAGCGTCAAGGTCGCCGGATAATCCGTTCGCGAGCAATGACGATGGCGTCCCCCTCGCTCCTACAGGTAACGTGCCGATGAACCAGCCGCTCACCGTCACGGCCGCGCAGAAGGCCGGCCCGAAACTCACCGCGGGCATCGTCGGCGCCGCGCTCATCGCGCTGCTGATCCTGCCACTGCTGCACCTGTTGCCGGAAAGCAACGCACTGCACCTGTCGGCCTACGGGCTGACGCTCACCGGCAAGATCCTCTGCTACGCCATCGTCGCACTGGCGCTGGACCTGGTCTGGGGCTACGCCGGCCTGCTGTCCCTGGGCCACGGGTTGTTCTTCGCCCTGGGCGGCTACGCCATGGGCATGTACCTGATGCGCGAGGCCGCCGGCGACCAGTTGCCAGCCTTCATGACCTTCCTCTCCTGGACGGAGCTGCCCTGGTACTGGGCCGGCACCCAGCACTTCCTCTGGGCGCTGTGCCTGGTGGTCCTGGCGCCCGGCCTGCTGGCCCTGGTGTTCGGCTTCTTCGCCTTCCGCTCGCGGATCAAGGGCGTGTACTTCTCGATCATGACCCAGGCGCTGACCTTCGCCGGCATGCTGCTGTTCTTCCGCAACGAGACGGGCTTTGGCGGCAACAACGGCTTCACCAACTTCCGCAGCATCCTGGGCTTTTCCATCACCGCACCGGGCACGCGGGTGGCACTGTTCATCGCCATCGTCGTGCTGCTGGCGGCGAGCCTGGCCATTGGCTTCGCCCTGGCGCGCAGCAAGTTCGGCCGGGTACTCACCGCCCTGCGCGACGCGGAGAACCGACTGATGTTCTGCGGCTACGACCCGCGCGGCTACAAGCTGTTCGTCTGGACATTGTCCGCGGTGATCTGCGGCCTGGCCGGCGCACTGTTCGTGCCGCTGGTGGGCATCATCAACCCCAGCGAGATGTCGCCGACCAACTCCATCGAAGCCGCCGTGTGGGTCGCCCTCGGCGGGCGCGGCACGCTGATCGGCCCGCTGCTCGGCGCTGGCGTGGTAAACGGCGCGAAGAGTTGGTTCACCGTAGCCTTCCCCGAGTACTGGCTGTTCTTCCTCGGCGCGCTGTTCATCGTGGTCACCCTGTACCTGCCGCGCGGCATCATCGGCCTGAGGAAATCATCATGATCGCTACTGCGCATCCCGACTGCGGCGTTGCGCCGTGCTCACTCCTCACCGTACCCCATCGTACTGTCTCGTCGCTGTGCGCGGCGCGCCTTGCAGTCGGGATTGCTCGCGACGCGCTCCTGACGATTTCCGCGGAGAAAGAGCAATGAGAGCGGTCCCCCACCTGATGCTGGAGCCGGCCTACGATCCCAACCGCGACCCTGGCGCCAGCCGCGATGCCATCGGCATAGGCTCGAGCGCCAGCGGCCAGCTGGACGTGCGCCACGGCACCATCCTGACCCTGGAAGACATCAACGTCAGCTTCGATGGCTTCCGCGCCCTGCGCGACCTCACGCTGTACATCGGTGTCGGCGAGCTGCGCTGCATCATCGGCCCCAACGGCGCGGGCAAGACCACGCTGATGGACGTGATCACCGGCAAGACCCGCCCCGACAACGGCAAGGCGTACTTCGGCGAAACCCTCGACCTCACCCGCATGAGCGAGGTGGAAATCGCCCAGGCCGGCATCGGCCGCAAGTTCCAGAAGCCCACGGTGTTCGAGGCGCTCTCGGTGTTCGAGAACCTGGAGCTCGCGCAGAAGGCCGACAAGTCGGTGTGGGCGAGCCTCAAGGCGAAACTCACCGGCGAGCAGAAGGACCGTATCGAGGAGGTGCTCACCACCATCCGCCTGCGTGAGTCGCGCAATCGCCCCGCCGGATTGCTTTCCCACGGGCAGAAGCAGTTCCTGGAGATCGGCATGCTGCTGGTGCAGGAGCCGCAACTCCTGCTGCTGGACGAGCCGGTGGCGGGCATGACCGACGCCGAAACCGAGTTCACCGCCGAGCTGTTCAAGTCCCTCGCCGGCCAGCATTCGCTGATGGTGGTGGAGCACGACATGGGCTTCGTCGGCAGCATCGCCGACCACGTCAGCGTGCTGCACCAGGGGCATGTGCTGGCCGAAGGTTCGCTGGAAGACGTGCAGGCGAACGAGCAGGTCATTGAGGTCTATCTAGGGCGGTAGAACGTCGGCGGATGAAGCACTGCGCTTCATTCGCCCTACGCCGTAGCCAACCGTAGGGCGCATAACGCGCAGCGTTATCCGCCGCAGCCCAATGCAAAGGAAACACCCATGCTGCAAGTCGACCAGCTCCACCAGTATTACGGCGGCAGCCACATCCTCCGTGGCCTGTCGTTCGACGCGAAGATCGGTGAGGTCACCTGCCTGCTCGGCCGCAACGGCGTGGGCAAGACCACCCTGCTGCGCTGCCTGATGGGCCTGGTGCCGGCCAAGGAAGGCAAGGTCAGCTGGGAAGGCAAGCCGATCACCGGTTTCAAGCCGCACCAGCGCGTGCACGCCGGCATCGCCTATGTGCCGCAAGGCCGGGAAATCTTTCCGCGCCTGACGGTGGAGGAAAACCTGTTGATGGGCCTGTCACGGTTCAGCGCCAACGAAGCCAAGGCGGTACCTGAACACATCTACGAACTGTTCCCGGTGCTCAAGGAGATGAAACAGCGGCGCGGCGGCGACCTCTCCGGCGGCCAGCAGCAACAGTTGGCCATCGGCCGCGCACTGGCCAGCCAACCGCGTTTGCTGATCCTCGACGAGCCCACCGAAGGCATCCAGCCGTCGGTGATCAAGGAGATCGGCGCGGTGATCCGCAAGCTCGCCCAACGCGGCGACATGGCCATCCTGCTGGTGGAGCAGTTCTACGATTTCGCCGCCGAACTGGCCGACCAGTACCTGGTGATGTCCCGTGGCGAGATCGTCCAGCAGGGCCGAGGGGCAGATATGGAAGCCGAGGGCGTACGCGGGCTGGTGGCTATCTAGCCCGACGGGGTTCGCGAGCAAGCTCGCTCCTACAAAGAGTATGCAGACCCGGTCTGTAGGAGCGAGCTTGCTCGCGAACCACGCCCCACACCGAGACGACCTGTCACTGGTGAACGACCGTGGCGGGTGGCAAGCTGCCAGGCCCCGTATTGGCTTTTTCCGGAGTTCGTCATGCCCCTCGTCCTGCGTCCAGCCGTCAACGACGACGCCGGTTTCGCCGCAGTCTGCGTGGCAGCCGCCTACGCCCAGTGGATTCCCAGGCTCGGCCGCAAGCCGGGACCGATGCTGGACGACTACCACGCCATCATCGCCGAGGACCGCGTACTGATCGCCGAGCAGGACGGCGCGCCGGTCGGCCTGCTGGTGATGCGCGAGACCGAGGAAGGCTTCCTGCTCGACAACATCGCCGTACTGCCGGAGTGCGCCGGCCAGGGCATCGGCCGCGTGCTGCTGATCCACGCCGAGGAAACCGCCGCCCAGCTGGGCTTCAGCTCGCTGTACCTGTACACCAACGAGCGCATGGTGGAGAACATCGAGCTGTACGCGAAGAACGGCTACCAGGAATACGCGCGCAAGGTCGAGAACGGCTTCCGTCGCGTCTACATGCGCAAGCAGCTGGGCTGAGGCGCGGCTCTTGTAGGAGCGGGCGCACCGTCATGGTGCATATTGATCGAGGACGCACCGCAAGCGCGCCCATACCTGACCGATCGGACAATCCCCCGCACTGCCCCACCCCGCGTCACGCCTACCTAACGGCACCAACGGCAGGCGCCGCGCACTATCCTGGCGCGTCCCGGCACGCTGCTTGCTCTGTCCTGAGCATCCTTCGTTTCGAAGCTGCCCATGAACGCACCGGCCACCCTCTTCCACCCCGCCTGGCACGCCGAGCTCGAGTTGGCGTATGCCCGCGTCGGCGACGGCACGCGCCCGGTCACGCGGCGGCATCTGGGCCCGCTGCGGGTGCAGAAGCACCTGTACGCGGAAGGGCCGCAGGTCTGCCAGCACATCATCGTGCACCCGCCCGGCGGCATCGCCGGCGGCGACACGCTGGACCTCGACATCCATGCCGGCGCCGGCAGTTGGGCGCAGCTCACCAGCCCCGGCGCGGCCAAGTGGTACCGCGCCTCGTGCCCGGCGAAGCAGCGCCTGAACCTGCGGGTCGCGCCCGGCGCCACGCTGGAATGGCTGCCGCAGGAAACCATCGTCTACTCCGGCGCCCAGACTGAGCTGACTACAGGCATCGATCTGCAAGGCGACGCCCGGCTGTTCTACTGGGACGTGGTCGCCCTCGGCCGCCCGGCCAGCGGCGAGCGCTTCGACGACGGCCACTTCGCCGCCGCCCTGGACATCCGCCGCGACGGTCAGCGCCTGTGGCACGAGCGCCAGCGCGTGGAGGGCAACGACCGCCTGCTCGACTCGCCCATCGGTCTCGCCGGACATCCGGTGATGGCGACGCTGATCGCCAGCGGGCAGATCGATGCGGCGCTGCTCGAAGCCTGCCGCACCCTGCTCTGCCAGGGCCACGGCAACCTCACCCAACTGCCCGGCCTGGTGGTCGCCCGTTGCCTCGCCGTCGAGGCGCTGCACGCCCGCGCCTGGCTCATCGAACTCTGGCGCCGGCTGCGGCCGGCGCTGCTCGGCCGCGAGGCCGTTCCCCCGAGAATCTGGAGCACCTGAGATGGACCTGACTCCTCGCGAGAAAGACAAGTTGCTGATCTTCACCGCCGGCCTGGTCGCCGAACGTCGCCTCGCCCGTGGTGTGAAACTCAACTACCCGGAGGCCGTGGCGCTGATCTCCGCCGCGCTGCTCGAAGGCGCGCGGGATGGCCAGACGGTCGCCGACCTGATGCACTACGGCACCACGCTGCTGAGCCGCGAACAGGTGATGGAAGGCGTGCCGGAAATGATCCCGGAGATCCAGGTGGAAGCCACTTTCCCGGACGGCACCAAGTTGGTCACCGTGCATCAGCCCATCGCCTGATCGCGCGCCATCCAACCGGGGTGCAGCGACAATGGCGGATGAAGCGTTCCGCTTCATTCGCCCTACGTATAGAGGAACCACCATGCTCATCCGCGACGCCAGCCAAGCCGACCTCGGCAGTCTGCGCGACATCTACAACGACGCCGTGCTCAACACCACCGCCATCTGGAACGAGGTCGCCATTGACCTGGAGAACCGCCGCGCCTGGCTGGAACTGCGCGCGCAGCAAGGCTTCCCGGTGCTGGTGGCAGAGGATGGCGGCGAGGTGGTGGGCTACGCCAGCTACGGCCCGTGGCGCGCCTTCGACGGTTTCCGCGAGACGGTCGAACACTCGGTCTACGTACGCGCCGACCAGCGCGGCAAGGGCCTCGGCCCGATCCTGATGCACGCACTGATCGAGCGCGCCCGCGCCCAGAGCCTGCACGTGATGGTCGCGGCCATCGAGAGCGGCAACACCGCATCGATCCGCCTGCACGAGCGCCTGGGCTTCATCACCACCGGGCAGATGCCCCAGGTCGGCCAGAAGTTCGGCCGCTGGCTGGACCTCACCTTCATGCAATTGAACCTCGACTCACGGAGCGCCCCATGATCCCTGGCGAATACGACATCCAGAGCGGCGAGATCGAGCTCAACGCCGGCCGCCGAACACTCGCCCTGACGGTCGCCAACAGCGGCGACCGGCCGATCCAGGTCGGCTCGCACTACCACTTCTTCGAGACCAACGACGCGCTGCTGTTCGACCGCGACGCAGCTCGCGGCATGCGGCTGAATATCCCCGCTGGCACGGCCGTGCGCTTCGAGCCAGGGCAGAGCCGCGAGGTGGAGCTGGTGGAGCTGGCGGGCGAGAGAAAGGTTTACGGATTTGCCGGGCGGGTGATGGGCGCGCTCTGAGCTAAATGCCACATAGAGCCCCTCTCCCCCGCCCTCTCCCTGAAGAGAGAGGGAGAAAGCAGCGCGAGCAGTGAGTCAGCACAGTGCACCGATCAGCCCCCTCTCCCTTCAGGGAGAGGGTTGGGGAGAGGGCAAACCAGCGCAGGGACCGACCAAGGAGCCCCGATGAAGATCAGCAGACAAGCCTACGCCGACATGTTCGGCCCCACCGTCGGCGACCGCGTGCGCCTGGCCGATACCAACCTGTGGATCGAAGTGGAAAAGGACTTCACCGTCTATGGCGAGGAGGTGAAGTTCGGCGGCGGCAAGGTCATCCGTGATGGCATGGGCCAGGGCCAGCTGTGCGCTGCCGAGGTGGTCGACACGGTGATCACCAACGCGCTGATCATCGACCACTGGGGCATCGTCAAGGCCGACGTCGGTTTGAAGCACGGCCGCATCGCCGCCATCGGCAAGGCCGGCAACCCCGACATCCAGCCCGGCGTGACCATCGCCCTGG of the Pseudomonas sp. PSE14 genome contains:
- the urtD gene encoding urea ABC transporter ATP-binding protein UrtD, whose protein sequence is MRAVPHLMLEPAYDPNRDPGASRDAIGIGSSASGQLDVRHGTILTLEDINVSFDGFRALRDLTLYIGVGELRCIIGPNGAGKTTLMDVITGKTRPDNGKAYFGETLDLTRMSEVEIAQAGIGRKFQKPTVFEALSVFENLELAQKADKSVWASLKAKLTGEQKDRIEEVLTTIRLRESRNRPAGLLSHGQKQFLEIGMLLVQEPQLLLLDEPVAGMTDAETEFTAELFKSLAGQHSLMVVEHDMGFVGSIADHVSVLHQGHVLAEGSLEDVQANEQVIEVYLGR
- the urtE gene encoding urea ABC transporter ATP-binding subunit UrtE, giving the protein MLQVDQLHQYYGGSHILRGLSFDAKIGEVTCLLGRNGVGKTTLLRCLMGLVPAKEGKVSWEGKPITGFKPHQRVHAGIAYVPQGREIFPRLTVEENLLMGLSRFSANEAKAVPEHIYELFPVLKEMKQRRGGDLSGGQQQQLAIGRALASQPRLLILDEPTEGIQPSVIKEIGAVIRKLAQRGDMAILLVEQFYDFAAELADQYLVMSRGEIVQQGRGADMEAEGVRGLVAI
- a CDS encoding GNAT family N-acetyltransferase, which produces MPLVLRPAVNDDAGFAAVCVAAAYAQWIPRLGRKPGPMLDDYHAIIAEDRVLIAEQDGAPVGLLVMRETEEGFLLDNIAVLPECAGQGIGRVLLIHAEETAAQLGFSSLYLYTNERMVENIELYAKNGYQEYARKVENGFRRVYMRKQLG
- a CDS encoding urease accessory protein UreD — translated: MNAPATLFHPAWHAELELAYARVGDGTRPVTRRHLGPLRVQKHLYAEGPQVCQHIIVHPPGGIAGGDTLDLDIHAGAGSWAQLTSPGAAKWYRASCPAKQRLNLRVAPGATLEWLPQETIVYSGAQTELTTGIDLQGDARLFYWDVVALGRPASGERFDDGHFAAALDIRRDGQRLWHERQRVEGNDRLLDSPIGLAGHPVMATLIASGQIDAALLEACRTLLCQGHGNLTQLPGLVVARCLAVEALHARAWLIELWRRLRPALLGREAVPPRIWST
- a CDS encoding urease subunit gamma; its protein translation is MDLTPREKDKLLIFTAGLVAERRLARGVKLNYPEAVALISAALLEGARDGQTVADLMHYGTTLLSREQVMEGVPEMIPEIQVEATFPDGTKLVTVHQPIA
- a CDS encoding GNAT family N-acetyltransferase, whose amino-acid sequence is MLIRDASQADLGSLRDIYNDAVLNTTAIWNEVAIDLENRRAWLELRAQQGFPVLVAEDGGEVVGYASYGPWRAFDGFRETVEHSVYVRADQRGKGLGPILMHALIERARAQSLHVMVAAIESGNTASIRLHERLGFITTGQMPQVGQKFGRWLDLTFMQLNLDSRSAP
- a CDS encoding urease subunit beta yields the protein MIPGEYDIQSGEIELNAGRRTLALTVANSGDRPIQVGSHYHFFETNDALLFDRDAARGMRLNIPAGTAVRFEPGQSREVELVELAGERKVYGFAGRVMGAL